In Pelosinus sp. UFO1, one genomic interval encodes:
- a CDS encoding CBO0543 family protein, whose translation MDSFTLIRQLRLQASDIKDQLWMQNFLTAHWWLIAITIAASYIIWWKFVDKRRVIEILLFGSYIAVCRLIFDNWGISSGRWTYTFDLLPIGYSLFLNDLTVVPLFLMLVYQYSLDWKTFLVWLLIVQGIFSFALLPLLTYLGILKIYNWTYYGSFIFMLVTAIVMRAIMIFGLSLQKESRVNHPVPSPSTLVSQPAMKPMETNDDGKEGH comes from the coding sequence ATGGATAGTTTTACATTGATTCGGCAGCTTCGACTTCAAGCTTCGGATATTAAAGACCAACTATGGATGCAGAATTTTCTAACCGCTCACTGGTGGCTCATAGCAATCACGATTGCTGCTTCCTATATTATTTGGTGGAAGTTTGTGGACAAACGCCGTGTAATCGAGATACTTCTCTTTGGCTCGTATATTGCCGTTTGCCGACTTATCTTTGATAATTGGGGCATTTCTTCAGGACGCTGGACTTATACCTTCGACCTACTTCCAATTGGATATAGTCTATTTTTAAATGACCTAACTGTGGTGCCTCTTTTTCTTATGTTAGTCTATCAGTATTCTCTTGACTGGAAAACCTTCTTAGTTTGGCTTTTAATAGTCCAAGGCATTTTCTCATTTGCGCTTTTGCCGCTTCTTACTTATTTGGGCATCCTTAAAATATATAACTGGACCTACTATGGTTCATTTATTTTTATGCTGGTAACAGCAATCGTGATGAGAGCTATCATGATTTTCGGACTGAGTCTCCAAAAGGAAAGTAGAGTGAATCATCCAGTACCAAGCCCTTCTACACTCGTATCACAACCTGCGATGAAACCAATGGAAACCAATGATGATGGAAAAGAAGGACACTAA
- a CDS encoding tetratricopeptide repeat protein, with the protein MKKRLIIIVVYLISLSSLPFFHSTGYAQEAEQVEAITKQIEARPNSAILYFLRGFQYAEAKQYHLAVNDYSKAIELQPQGSLFYICRAYSYSELKKYDMAMTDCNRAIDLDPKNAEYYSERGYTEWKIGNFSRSIDDFTKAIELNPAAHFYDGRGNAYGCMGKYNEAIRDFEKAVQLNPKEGMAYFNLAQAYDQLGDKERALSNYQQASEIGVPNLSEAGQVKLEARLNGDWSNFKEWI; encoded by the coding sequence TTGAAAAAAAGATTGATAATAATTGTTGTTTATCTAATTAGTTTAAGTAGTTTACCCTTTTTCCATTCAACAGGATATGCACAGGAGGCGGAGCAAGTTGAGGCGATAACTAAGCAAATAGAGGCAAGACCCAACTCTGCCATTCTATATTTTTTACGTGGATTTCAGTATGCAGAGGCAAAGCAATACCATCTTGCAGTCAATGACTATAGTAAGGCAATCGAATTGCAGCCTCAAGGATCGCTGTTTTACATTTGTCGTGCCTATTCCTATTCCGAGCTGAAAAAGTATGATATGGCGATGACTGATTGTAATAGGGCGATTGATTTAGACCCGAAGAATGCTGAATATTATTCGGAGCGTGGCTATACAGAATGGAAAATCGGTAATTTCTCTCGATCGATTGATGATTTTACAAAAGCCATTGAATTAAACCCTGCTGCTCATTTTTATGATGGTCGTGGAAATGCATACGGATGTATGGGGAAATATAATGAGGCCATTCGTGATTTTGAAAAAGCCGTACAATTAAATCCCAAAGAAGGCATGGCATATTTTAATCTAGCGCAAGCTTATGATCAATTAGGGGATAAGGAACGCGCTCTCTCAAATTATCAGCAGGCATCTGAAATCGGAGTTCCAAATCTATCCGAGGCAGGCCAAGTAAAACTTGAGGCACGTTTAAATGGAGATTGGAGTAATTTTAAGGAATGGATATAG
- a CDS encoding 2-hydroxymuconate tautomerase family protein, producing MPFVNLKLVKGQTTSEQKKLIIEGITDLIVNIMGRDRNFTVITIDELEKDQWAIGGETFDHLSFEKRIVSFVNIKVSKGTTNPNEMERMMKATKELMISILGTCDETSYFIIDELNPDGWGFDGMSMSERNKG from the coding sequence ATGCCATTTGTTAATTTAAAACTGGTTAAAGGACAAACAACTTCAGAACAAAAAAAGCTAATAATAGAAGGTATAACTGATTTAATTGTAAATATCATGGGTCGAGACAGGAATTTTACTGTAATCACAATTGATGAACTAGAGAAGGATCAATGGGCTATCGGAGGGGAAACCTTTGATCATTTATCTTTTGAAAAAAGGATAGTGTCCTTTGTAAATATTAAGGTTTCGAAAGGAACAACTAATCCTAATGAAATGGAGCGAATGATGAAAGCTACCAAAGAATTAATGATAAGTATTTTAGGAACATGCGATGAAACTAGTTACTTTATAATTGATGAGCTTAATCCAGATGGCTGGGGATTTGATGGAATGTCAATGTCTGAGCGCAATAAAGGGTAA
- a CDS encoding carboxymuconolactone decarboxylase family protein: MMDIKEMKEYRKKYNLKLVEADDFFKEFGALDDNTYSAGAIDKKHKELMGLAISVVSRCNECICYHIEGCINAKANVDEIMEAIKIGVIGGGSITYPNARFAMKVLEEFTSLEI; the protein is encoded by the coding sequence ATGATGGACATTAAAGAAATGAAAGAGTATCGAAAAAAGTATAATTTGAAACTTGTTGAAGCTGATGACTTCTTTAAGGAATTTGGAGCATTGGATGATAATACATATTCTGCTGGTGCGATTGATAAAAAGCACAAAGAACTTATGGGATTAGCCATTTCAGTAGTTAGCCGTTGCAACGAGTGTATTTGTTATCATATAGAAGGTTGTATAAATGCTAAAGCAAATGTAGACGAGATTATGGAAGCAATAAAGATTGGCGTTATTGGTGGCGGTTCTATAACTTATCCTAATGCGAGATTCGCTATGAAAGTATTAGAAGAATTTACATCGTTGGAAATATAG